The following is a genomic window from uncultured Draconibacterium sp..
TTTTAACAGAAGGCTTAATTTTTATCAATTCATATCTTAAAAATCGGGAGAATTTTTCACAAAGCAATTTGCAACGTATCCTTGTTCTGGTTAGTGTCGATATAATATTTGTAATTACCCTTGTTAGTGCATCCGGTATTTTTCTGATGCTGACATTTGCGTCCGATGATAGAGTGATAATTACATTTTTTGATTTGCTAACGACTAATCTTGTTGCAATTTGCTATTCATTTATTATTGTGCTGGCGGTTTCTCTTTACGAAACAAACAGAAACCTGAGAATCTCGCTTATAAAAATGGAGCGATTTAAAAAAGAGAATGCAGAAGCGAAATTTCACTCCCTTAAAAAGCAACTCAGTCCGCATTTTTTATTCAATACGTTAAATACCCTTTATAATATAATTGACAAGGACAAAGAATTGGCAAAAGATTATCTCTTGAAAATAGCAGACATTTATCGTTATGTTCTAGAGAATGAGAACAACGAATTAATTGAACTAAAAAAGGAACTGGATTTTGCACACGATTATGCATTTCTGATAGGTAAAAGATTTGGCGATGCTTTTGAATTTAATGTGAACGTTCCTGAAAAGTTGATGAATAAACATATTCCACCGCTTACAATGCAAATATTGACCGAAAATGTCTTAAAACACAATAAGTTGGATTTGGCCAACAAGCTCATACTTTCGGTTTATGTTGCAAACAACAACGAACTGGTTATTAAAAATAACATAACAGCTAAAAACGTTCAGAAAAACACAACCGGGTTAGGGTTACAGAATTTGAATAACCGCTATAGATACCTGGTTAACAACGAAATTACAATAACGAATACCGAAACTGAGTTTGTCGTAAAAATTCCATTAATTGATGTAGAGAACTATGAAAGTATTAATCATAGAAGATGAAAAAGCAGCCGTTGAAAATCTGGAATCGATGCTTAAAGTGTACGATTCCCAGATTGAAATTTCGGGATGGGTTACCAGCATAAAAGATGCAATCATCTGGTTTGAAAAAAACAGCATGCCCGATTTGCTATTTCTTGATATTTATTTATCAGATGGATTATCATTCGAACTGTTTAAGCAAATTGACCTTAAAATCCCGATTATTTTTACAACTGCTTATCATCAATACGCCATTCAGGCATTTGAAGCCAACAGTGTAGATTATTTGCTAAAACCTTTTAAGCAGGAACGACTTAATCAAAGTCTTGATAAATTTAAAGCGTTTCATGCAACAATTAACGATCGTTTATTACAGAAACTTAAACAGGTAATAGAAAATAACACATTTGAAACAACAAATTACAAAGAGCGTTTTCTTGTTAAATCCCGTAATAAGTTATTTGCAATCGATACCAATGAAATAGCTTACTTCCACCGCGATGAACTGGTATTTTTAACCACCTTTGATAAAAACAAATTTATTGTTGAATATTCGCTGGATGAACTGGAAAGAATATTGCAGCCACGACAGTTTTTCAGGGCCAACAGGAAGCTAATTGTAAATATAAAGGCCATCCGGTCAACAGATGTATATTCGAAAAGCAAGTTGCGGGTTAAACTGAATCCTGAATTTTATGAAGATATAATTGTAAGCCAGGAAAAATCGTCGCAATTTAAAAGATGGTTAGACTTTGACTAATAGCAATCATAAAAATTTAGATCTCATCTTTTATTAGGAAGACCAGCATACAATAATAAGTAAAAATAATAGCTGTGATAGTGTTAATTCTGCGGCTTTAGTCTGCTTAAATTTTATACGTTTTGATAATTCATTTTTTCCGAAATTGGATACTATGCCGATGAAGCCAGCATGCTCTATGTCATGTGTAGCCAGTATGTGCTTTTATCAATTCATATATTCTTTTTTTCTCTTATGTTCTTATGATGATAGAATATCCAATAAAATAACAAGTCCCATTTCTGAATTGTCCATTAGGATTTACGCCATTATAATATCGAATATAATGGCCAATTGACTTAACTGTATTTATTTTAGCAGGTGTATAGGAATATCCCATATATGCGTTCAAAGACAAAACCCGTTCTTCTTTCTCTGTATTTTTATAATTATATTTGATACGATTACGTAACTCCAATGAAGCTAATGGTTTCCAATGATTATTGGTAAGGAAGCCATTTGTTTTTTTATAGTTTACATTAAAATATGTTTCTCCATTACGTTTACTTGGATATAAAGTATTACCACCAATCTCATTTTCGGATAATGTATAATAGCCTTTCTTCGGATTTATTAATCCCATAAACCCAATTTTTAAAGAAATGGAATTTTCATTTAATACTTCCGGGTCGTTTAAAATTAAACTAAGCTCATAGTATTCATATGAAACATTAACCCTATAAAAACTTGTATCATCTTGAAATCCAGAAATAATGAATTCATCACCAAGATGGGTACTTTCATGTGCAAATGGTTTTAACTCAAATGAAATGTTTTTGATATACGGATTCTCAACTTTTAAATGTCCTGAAAACGATAATCCGAATCGATAATCTGTATTTATTATTGGAGATGTTGTTTTTTCCAGAGGATACCAAACCATATGACTACTTACTGGAATTGATAATGCCCATAAGAATTTATTTCTAGTTGAATAGAATATTGGTAAATCTAATCCCAAGTGAATTTCATTAACCGACAATTTCTTAACATCATTTCCTGAAATTTTTGTACTCTCCACAAATCCAAATGATAGATTGTTTAATGTGCTGTTAATCTCAGAAATAAAAGGTTTGTTAAACTCTCTGGTTGTAAATAAAAACAAACCTTTATCATTCTGACAAAAAACATTATTAGATGATAATACTATAAAAATGGATATTGTTAATTTAAAATATTTCATAAGCATTATCTGGTTAACCTATGCTATTTCTTAGAGTTAAAAATATTATGAAATTAGAGATAAATTAGAAGTCCTCAGATCAGCACTACTGACAACGGGGAATTGTGTATGTGTAGTGGCAAATTGTGGACTTCTTCCCTATCGAACTGATATGCACTAGCATTTTGCGCTACTACATTACTTATACAAGAGTTGGCTGCTGTGCTTAATTTAATTCAAATCGAGCTAATATCAAGTATTCTAATTTAATTGTTTCAAATTCTATATCTGGAGCCTTGTCCTTGCTTAAATTACTTACTCCACGAATCACAATATTTGAGTTAACTCCAGCGGCATGACCTGTCATTGCTTTAAAAACATGGTTGTTAAGTTCTTGAATAAAAATTGCTTTTCCACATGATTGGTTTATCGCATTTGTCAATGATTCTGCTTTACTTTTTGCTGCTTTAATTGCTTCAACTTTTACTTGTTGTCTATAATTCTGAATCTCTGAATGATCAACACGTTCAACTGTTATGTTAGAAATATCAATTAATTCAAGTTCTTTAAAAACAGAACCAGCTGTTTTTGCATCAGGCACTTTTAGCTGGAATATTTTTACTGAATTAATCTCAGAGGCTTTTATCCAATAATTTTTTAAATTACTTGCTATATCTTTTACAGCAAGGTCTTTTGAAATATCAATCCCAATTTCGACAAGTTTATTAATCATTGATTTTTCTTTTTCATCTAAATGCTCTTTTCCCTTAAAATCTTTTTCGTTCAATATAATTTTCAAATAAATCTCATTGGGAATTATTTCCATTTCCGCCTTACCTGTTACTTCAATGAAATTTTGGTCAATAAAGTTCTTTGTCTGTGAAAAACAATTTATTGAAAAAACAGTCAAGGTTATTAAAATTAATTTTCTCATAATCAGTTTGTATATTATTATTTTAAGTTCGTTTGTGTCTCGCATTGCTGCCAATGGTCGGTACATGTTGTTGAGCGGATTTCGGAAATTGTTCCTGTCCGAAGGATACGGAACAATGAAACGAGAATCCGCAGTTGGCGTACGACCAAACCTGTCCAGCGATACGTACATTGTTATCGTGTCGTTTTCTTTGTTCAATTATTATTAGTCTAAAAATCTGAAATTGCATTCAAATATCAAGTGAAGAATTATTTGATGTAATATTTAATACCACCGTAAAAACTGTAAGTAATATGTCTTAATTCTCCTCCATCTATTGTCCTTGGATGTTTATTGTGGTGTGTAATACTTCGGTCATACCTCACTCCGAAATTTAGAGCGATGTTGGTTAATAGATTTAATTCCAAGCCAGCATCAACAATTCCGCTGACATCAATCCTTTTTGTGTTATGAGCTAAAGACACATCCGAATTAAGCTCTTCTGCATCAATAAGGACCGAAGGAGAAAAGCCTGCTGATCCATAAATTTTCATTTTTTGCCCATATTTGTAACGCAAAAGAATTGGGAATGAGATATAATTAAAAGATGATTTATTGTCAACTCTAAACATTGATTCAGGTGGAGGTGGAGCAACGGATGATAAAGATGAGAAATAATGTTCTGAAAATCCTTTTTCCTCATAGTTTACTTCTAATACGCAAAAGAAATCATTAAATAACCGCAACTCGGCACTCAGTCCGAAAATGGGTGTTAAGTATCTGTCTTTATACATTGTCATACCTTCCCAAGGTTCGGTTCTATGAACTGAGGAGAACAATGCACCTCCATTAATTCCGATGGACAAATTTTGACCACATACTATAATGGAAGAGAATACAAAGACCAAAAACAAGAGATTTTTCATTGTAATTAGGTTTTATTACAAGAGGTTATAATTTCAATTTTGGTTGCGTTCCGTTTCCAAATTTAAATCTGCATAGCTTTTTTTTATGCGACACAGCGGCAAGTGCATGATTTTGTAATGAATTGCGTACTTTAAGCTTATCAAGTTCCCACTCAAATTTAATGCGAGTAAAAACAGCCTCTTACCTCCGGAAACCTGATGAGTTATACACATTGTCGTGCGTTCGTTTTTTTATTTCTTAGTCAATTTGCATATCATAAAATCACTCTCCTCTATGTTAAATTCACCGAAAGAATAGTCTCCATAAATTTTCGTGATTTCCATGTCTGTTTTCGAAATCATTTCTCTCAATGTGTTTAATTGGATTGGCTTAAAATTTATTTCTAAATATCTTTTCTCAGTCATTATATTATCAGAATTGTAAATCTCATAAAACTGATAACCTGAAACAATTTCCTCTTTTTGATTGTATTGATTAGTGTATGACAAAATCATTTCTTTGTCTTCATCAACGGAGAATTTTCCAATTACCCTCATTTTTCCATCTGCCTGTTTCAGCCTGTTTTCAGGATTTTGTAATGTCAAAATGAAAGTCCCGCCAGTTTCAAGATGGTCTGAGATACATTTTAAGGCTTCTTGCTGTTTTTTTGTTGACAATATTTCGCTTAGAGAATGGAATGGTAATATTATCAATCCAAATTTTTTATCAAGCTTAAGATTAGTTACATCCATCTTTACGATGTCAACAGAATAACCGTCATTTTCGATTTTTTTCTTGAATGAGTTAATCATTTCTTTTGAATAATCAACGCAGGTCATTTTTCTGCCAGCTTTTAACAGAGGGATTGAAACTCTGCCAGTACCACACATAAGCTCTAATATCTCTCCTCTATAATTTTCTGTCTCTTTTATGAAAAATGGAACATCAAAATCTACATTTACATAGAAATCGTAAATGTCAGCAACCTTGTCAAAATTAATTGTGTTTGTATCTTTCATTTCTTAATTCTCCTTGTAATCGGCTCGGTCAGTAGGACGCACACTACCGACCACGCTATAAAATTTACACATTCTTGGCGGTAGTTTTATTCTTTTAAAAATTGTTTAATAGTCAATAAAAATTGTTCTTTTTGGTCTTCAAATACCACATGACTAGCATTTGGAATCGTTACAACTTTCGATTTTTTTATCATTTCAGATGCTTCTATTAAGTCATTATCGGAAATTATTGGGTCACTTTCTCCTCTCAGAAGAAGTGTTTCACACGATATATTTTTAATTTCTTCATTTGGGTATCCAGAACTGCTTTCATCAAGCCATAATCTGACTAATTCCTTACCGAGTTTGTCAACATCCGGGTCCGGGTTATACTCTTCATAAACAGCATAATTTGAAGGAAATTGTTCCTTTAAAATCTCTCCTGTAATTTTTAAGAAAACTCCTTTCATTGGTTGGATGTTTTTTACATGCCAGCGGGAACCAATTGTGATGAGTTTTTTAATTTTTAATTTGGAAAATGAAGCAAGGCGATAAGCAACGATACCTCCATCACTAAATCCCAAAATAGTTAACTCATCTATTTCTAAATGTTTCAATATCGTTTCTATATCTTTTTGTAGTAATTCGTACGTCAAGTCCTCGTTGCCAAGAGTCGATTTACCCTGCCCGCGGGAATCAATTCCGATAATCTTGTATTGGGTAAGCAGGTCTGGCATTATATCATTAAAGTTTTCAATATTGCCAAAACCTCCATGTAAAACCAATAATGGAGGAAAATCTTCTGCTCCAATTACCTCATAATAAATATCCGCACTCTCAATATTTACATTTTTTCCTGATGTGTGATTAAATCCTTTCATATTACTTTTTTTCAATTCTGACTATCGTTAAAATTCCAGGCTGGAGTTCAGTGAGTTTGCCAAGTGTCGAAGAGTAATTTTCAGTTGGTTGCTTCTTTTGGGAACTCTGTTACTCATGATTCTTCCGCCCAATATTTTATTGTTTTCGAGCCAGCCGTAACCAGGAGCAAAATTGTTTGGTGCTTTTATTTTGAATTGCATTTTATTATAAATTTCGGTATCTGAAGAACATTAAATCCGATACAATATACATTATCTTCAACTTCAAGTGCATTTTCAATATTATTTTCCAATAAAATTATTGGCTTTTCGATATGTAACTTTTCCAGTTCTTGTTTTTTCTTTGCTACTGATGTCCAATTACCAACTGAAAGTCTGGTAGAATCAGCCCATGCAACTAAACTGGGGATTAACTCTACAACATCTATAACACCTGTGTCATCTGGATAATATAAAGCCCAAACATTTTTTGTTAATTTCGTATTATCAGGTTTTGTTTTATAAAAACGAAGAGAGTTAATTTTCATATCGCTTTTCAAAATTTCCTGAACAAAAGGCTTAAAGTTTTCAATTGTAATAATTCCATAATTTTGAATGGAATCAATAGATTCACCAAACAGTTTCTTTTGTTTTGTGTATAAAAATGCTCCGATATCATCAAAAATCATATTTGAAAATCCATCAGCCGATGCATGTTTTGATTTGGGATAGTAACTAAATGCCCCTTCTGATTTTACGTAGTATTTATCAAAGCTTATTGTTACAAAATCTGCCAATAAATTCTCCATAGTTTGCTTATCTTGTTTTGATGCATCTTTCCATAAATACCGTAAAATCATTTTAAATCCTTTTACTTTTTTTAGGTTCCATTCATGAATTACATCTAATTCATCTTCATCGGCAGGATATGGTTCTGAAAGAATTTTCAAAGAATTTGAAAATAGTTTATCGATATATCGCAATGGAAAGTCGTCATATAAATCATTCCCGTCAATATCTCGATATGCTTTTAATATTGAGGCTGTATTATTAAGGTCGTTTTTGAGCAATCTACCTGTACTTTTGCTTTTTGGGCCCCACATACCCGTTGTGCTATCTTGAAAATTATACATCCACGTTAGCATCGCATATTTCCATTCGGGCGAAAAACGGTACAAATTATTTCTTTCCAGAGTATTATTCTGGTTTGTACAATCTAATATGTTGCGGGCAAAATGAAAGGTGGTTTGTGGAAATTTAGAAGCTATCCAGCCAATATAAGAAATATCGTTCAGGAAAGCTTTAAGTTTCTCGGGTGTATTAATATCATCCAGAAATTTCAATGGATATTTAAGTTGCAAAGGGGCAGATGCTGAATCCAATAATGATTCCAGGTGATTTATTATATTTTGCGAAATCTCCCAATAAACGCAATAAGGAACGGATTCATCAATAAATGCTCCCGTTTTGGGATTTTGCAAATCAAGGAAAAAATCTATTTCTTCTTGTTTATTCTTGAAATCTGGGATTTTCAGCAATCCATCCTTGTTTTTTAATTTATAATGATATTCCGATAAAGTGTTTATTAATTTTGAATATTCCCCTTTATCCAACAGGTATGCAGATCCTAACATTCGGAACTCAAAATCAGCCATGTAGTAGCCTTCGTTTTGCAATTGTTTATTCAGCTTAAAGAGTTCTTTTACTTGTGTTTTCTGTTGAACAGCCCTAAAAACCCCGAAAGCAATAAAAACTACCATCAGACTTGAAACGGCTATAATAATTATTTTTTTACGCTTCATTTTTCTTATGTTTTTATACCGTTAACGGTAAGTAAAACGTAGTGCGGGTTTTCAAGGTACCTTACTATCAATTTACCACATCGTTTAATAATTATTAATTCGTTCATTTTAAGCACTTAGTTCGCATTACGTTTATACATTGTTGTGAACAGTTTTAATTTATCAATCCATTGTTTTTCAGCTCCTTTTCATATAAATCGACCAGTATTGTGAGGTAGTTAGAAATTGCTGAATAATTATCTTTATCCAGTAAATCAATACCAGATTTTCTCAACTGGTTTAGAGGAAAATCATTGCTGCCTGATTCCAATAATGAAATATAGCTCTCTATCCATTTTTCGCTTTCTTCACCTTTAATCTTATCATGAAAATTCAAGGAAGCTGTTATAGATGACACATATTGGTAATCATAAAAGTCAAGTATTCCATAGCTACACCAAGAACTCGAGTCTATGTTGTTAATCGTTTTACCGTAGAAACCTGTATAAATATCAACGTATAACTTATCCAGTGTTGATGCAGTTACATCTTCATCGTCTTCAATGTTAGTATAGGTTTGTAATGCAAAATCTGCTTTTATTGCACTTTTATAATAATACTCAATATTATTTATCGCTATTTCCAATAAATACAACCTATTTTCTTTGCTTTCCCATTGATTTAGAAGGTAATCAGTCAATAATAATTCATTGAAAGTTGATGTAATCTCATCAATGAAGATTGTGGATTCATAAGTAGAAATTGGTTGTTTTTCCATTGAATAGATTGCATGCACACCATGCCCTAATTCATGAATAAGGTCGTAAACATCTTTTAATCCATTTCCGTATGTTGTTAAAATAAAGGGTGGCGTACCATAACAATAAGTCGTGTAAGCTACACTTGTTAGTTTATCTTTGTTTTCAAAATAGTCAATTGTCCTATTATTAAGGCTTTCAGTCGATTTAGTTAGGTATTCTTCTCCAAGGGGTTTTACTGAGTTCTCAATTAATTGTTTAGCTTTTTCAATATTATATTTCACATTTGGGGCAAAGATATTAAAACGCATGTCTGAGGCAGAATAATCTTCTAACTTCATTGCTTTTGCTCTTAACTGGTGATATTTCTGTAGTGGTTTTGATTCCTTTTTTAGTGTTTCAATCAGATCAGAGTACAGTTTTGTCGGGATACTGTCAGAATCAATATGATATTCCAAAGTGCTATTATAATTGTATGATTGTGCATAAGCAAACTGCATATATGCTGCTCCTTTCATTAGATTTGCAATTGTATTTTTATTAGAATTGTATTTTTTACTCATGGCTTGATATGCCTGCTTTCTAACTGTTCGATTCTTGTCATTACGCAGAATATTAAAGTATTTTGTTGAATTTAAAGTTAATGCCGTATCCTCAATTACTATTTTAGGTGCTTTATTATCTAGATTAATTAATGCGTCATATGCATCTTCAAAGGAATAAAATGCATATTCGAATCGTGAAATTGTATTTTCTTTTTCTTCTGCAATAACATGATCTTTATCTCGTAAATCTGCTTTGTATTGAAATTCGTAATCCATTAGTTTTGGTATCTCCTTAAACCACCTGTTAACAGAATCAGGGTTGAGTTTTTTTATACAAGGAGATATCCAAGCTGTTTTATAACGCAAGTCATAGTCTAAAACCATCGCCTCATAACTTTGATTTGAAGCAAATTCGTCTCGTTGATTCACATGTGACAGCATCATTGCATATGTTGATAGCTTTTGAATTCGATTATTTAAAGTATCTAAAGAGTACAAAGTCTCATACAATTCAGTTGCTGTTTTAAAAGTGTCTCGAACAACAAATGCCTCAACTAATTTTTCAGTCTCCTTATAATTTTCTTTCCACTGATTCCAATCATCGAATATGGGCGTCATATCCCAAGTATATTTCTCAGGAATATCTTCTCTGTTCTCAAAATATGTTTGTGAAAAAGTCGGAGCACTTAAAATAATTAAAGCAAATAATGTAATTGTCTTTTTTATCATGTCTGTATTTTGTTTGGTAGTGTCTGGCTAAATTGCCTACAACGATTGGTACATGTTGCGGAGCGGGTTTCGGAGAGCATTTCTGTCCAATGAACACTGAACAGTGATGCGAAAATCCGCAGTTTCTAACCGCCCACCCCCGCTCTGAAATATGTACTTTGCTAGCGGCTGGTATTATTTTGTTGCGATATAAATTTCTACCTCTAAATTTTCTCCATTTTGGGATTTTTCTCCATAAACCTCAAAATCGTAATTCTTCTATTTTTAATCGAGTATTTATCTAAATGCAATACGACCAATCTTGATTTCTAAACCTTAAATAAGGAATAAAGTCAAAATGCGATTTGTTAGAATATTTTTCATTTACATTTTTCTTAAATTATCCACTTTCGTTTTAGATTGGGTATTTAATCTTGTCTTCGTGCATTATTAATGAATGATTGAAGGTTTTCTGTTTTTTAATAAGATTATCCCAAAAGAAACCCATAATATGGTTTCGATACTAATAGCTATGAAAATAGAAGTATTTACTGCTCCTCTAAAAAATTCATAAATGCCCATAAATGATAATCCAAATAATGTCATTCCAGTTGCTATGCAAATGAATTGTCTTGCTTTTGAATGAGACAAATTTCTTGATGCAAACATCAACACCGAGATTCCTAACATAAACATCGCTGCTCTTCGAGCCAGAACAGATGCTGCTTCGGAAGGATCTAGTCCCAAATCCTTAATAAAAGAATTAGTCATAAAAAGCAACTGTATTGTCAGATAGATAAATAAAACAGAAGTTGCGATACTTACAATTTTAAAAAATTTCATACTCAATTTTTTTAAGTTTCAATATTTAGTTTTCTAGTAATATATATGTTACGTACCGGTTGCGGGGCAGATCTAATCTTTTCTGTTAAATCCTGTTTTCTTGAATGTTTGCACCGATTTTCGGCTACGAATAGTTGTGTGTTTTAACACTCAACTTTGCAAGTACGCGCCAAACTATAAAATCCATAAGGATTTTCAGGAGTTGGCCTGGAGTAATAATTATTTACAACCATTGTTATTTGCTGGCTTTATTTTTTTCTTCATATTTAAAATAATCATAATCTGCCGCTTTTCTTCCCCCCGACAAATCTTGGCAACACATTCCTACAAATGAACCGGTAAAATGAGCATCGCCGCCAAATTCTTCATATTCATCCGACAGGGTACTGTAATCATAAACCAAACCTATTTGATTCCAATTCTCTCCGTCTGCTGAGTGATAAAATCGTAGTTTGTCATAATTTACTTCTGCCTTTAAATAATACATTCCCTCGTCAGAAATACTCAATTTATCGTCAAGTAGAAATTCGGTTACTCCATTCATACTTGTTACAATGTCAATACATCTGCCTTTTTCTTCTTCCCAAGTTAAATAGAGATAATAAAAATTTCTATTGTCGTAAAGGCATATTAAACCTGCCATTTGCTGAAAAGTGTCAGGATGAAAATCTAAACAAGTTTCTGCCGTATAAACAAAAGATTGTTGCCTTCTTGCAACGAGAGCTTGAGTATGATGTGAGTTTAGAGATTCTCTCCCTTTTAGTCGCAAAAATCCAGGTCTTTCGGTTAATGTAAGTGTATCTTCTTCCAATTTCACTCTTAAAAATTGGAAATTGATATTTAGTTCCGGACTATCAAAATCATCTTTCGTCGGTTGTTTGTCCCATTGGAGAATGGGTAGTTTTGGTGCAAGTACTTCGACTTTGGGCTCATTTCCTCCTTCCTCCAATCTTAACCAATCATCCTCTGTCCATTTCATTTTTTGGATTGCTGTTTCCCTTCCCATCGTACATCTTCCTCTTGACGGAATATGTCTTCCACAAAGATGTGTTAAGTACCATTCTCCATTTTGAGTTTCCACCAATGAAGCATGACCAGCTCTTTGCAATTCTAATTTTGGATTATTGTATGAAGTCAAAATTGGATTTTGAGGGTCTACTTCATAAGGGCC
Proteins encoded in this region:
- a CDS encoding histidine kinase — translated: METIRKQNTILLKVLFYLVAGSFLYITINFIFQIYYDYPKEYSLSQHIGTIVLTAILTEGLIFINSYLKNRENFSQSNLQRILVLVSVDIIFVITLVSASGIFLMLTFASDDRVIITFFDLLTTNLVAICYSFIIVLAVSLYETNRNLRISLIKMERFKKENAEAKFHSLKKQLSPHFLFNTLNTLYNIIDKDKELAKDYLLKIADIYRYVLENENNELIELKKELDFAHDYAFLIGKRFGDAFEFNVNVPEKLMNKHIPPLTMQILTENVLKHNKLDLANKLILSVYVANNNELVIKNNITAKNVQKNTTGLGLQNLNNRYRYLVNNEITITNTETEFVVKIPLIDVENYESINHRR
- a CDS encoding LytTR family DNA-binding domain-containing protein; the encoded protein is MKVLIIEDEKAAVENLESMLKVYDSQIEISGWVTSIKDAIIWFEKNSMPDLLFLDIYLSDGLSFELFKQIDLKIPIIFTTAYHQYAIQAFEANSVDYLLKPFKQERLNQSLDKFKAFHATINDRLLQKLKQVIENNTFETTNYKERFLVKSRNKLFAIDTNEIAYFHRDELVFLTTFDKNKFIVEYSLDELERILQPRQFFRANRKLIVNIKAIRSTDVYSKSKLRVKLNPEFYEDIIVSQEKSSQFKRWLDFD
- a CDS encoding alpha/beta hydrolase, yielding MKGFNHTSGKNVNIESADIYYEVIGAEDFPPLLVLHGGFGNIENFNDIMPDLLTQYKIIGIDSRGQGKSTLGNEDLTYELLQKDIETILKHLEIDELTILGFSDGGIVAYRLASFSKLKIKKLITIGSRWHVKNIQPMKGVFLKITGEILKEQFPSNYAVYEEYNPDPDVDKLGKELVRLWLDESSSGYPNEEIKNISCETLLLRGESDPIISDNDLIEASEMIKKSKVVTIPNASHVVFEDQKEQFLLTIKQFLKE
- a CDS encoding glycoside hydrolase family 43 protein, which codes for MKIENPILPGFNPDPSILRVGDAYYIATSTFEWFPGVQIHHSKDLTNWKLIAHPLNRTSQLNMVGNPNSCGIWAPCLSFNNGTYYLIYTDVKTFRGEFKDAHNYLVTTQDILGDWSDPIYLNSSGFDPSLFHDDDGRKWLLNMIWDHRKGKHPFGGILLQEYSEKEKKLIGPIANIFKGTEIGLVEGPHIYKRNGYYYLMTAEGGTVLKHAVTMARSKKLEGPYEVDPQNPILTSYNNPKLELQRAGHASLVETQNGEWYLTHLCGRHIPSRGRCTMGRETAIQKMKWTEDDWLRLEEGGNEPKVEVLAPKLPILQWDKQPTKDDFDSPELNINFQFLRVKLEEDTLTLTERPGFLRLKGRESLNSHHTQALVARRQQSFVYTAETCLDFHPDTFQQMAGLICLYDNRNFYYLYLTWEEEKGRCIDIVTSMNGVTEFLLDDKLSISDEGMYYLKAEVNYDKLRFYHSADGENWNQIGLVYDYSTLSDEYEEFGGDAHFTGSFVGMCCQDLSGGRKAADYDYFKYEEKNKASK
- a CDS encoding outer membrane beta-barrel protein, yielding MKNLLFLVFVFSSIIVCGQNLSIGINGGALFSSVHRTEPWEGMTMYKDRYLTPIFGLSAELRLFNDFFCVLEVNYEEKGFSEHYFSSLSSVAPPPPESMFRVDNKSSFNYISFPILLRYKYGQKMKIYGSAGFSPSVLIDAEELNSDVSLAHNTKRIDVSGIVDAGLELNLLTNIALNFGVRYDRSITHHNKHPRTIDGGELRHITYSFYGGIKYYIK
- a CDS encoding SIMPL domain-containing protein produces the protein MRKLILITLTVFSINCFSQTKNFIDQNFIEVTGKAEMEIIPNEIYLKIILNEKDFKGKEHLDEKEKSMINKLVEIGIDISKDLAVKDIASNLKNYWIKASEINSVKIFQLKVPDAKTAGSVFKELELIDISNITVERVDHSEIQNYRQQVKVEAIKAAKSKAESLTNAINQSCGKAIFIQELNNHVFKAMTGHAAGVNSNIVIRGVSNLSKDKAPDIEFETIKLEYLILARFELN
- a CDS encoding M3 family metallopeptidase; amino-acid sequence: MIKKTITLFALIILSAPTFSQTYFENREDIPEKYTWDMTPIFDDWNQWKENYKETEKLVEAFVVRDTFKTATELYETLYSLDTLNNRIQKLSTYAMMLSHVNQRDEFASNQSYEAMVLDYDLRYKTAWISPCIKKLNPDSVNRWFKEIPKLMDYEFQYKADLRDKDHVIAEEKENTISRFEYAFYSFEDAYDALINLDNKAPKIVIEDTALTLNSTKYFNILRNDKNRTVRKQAYQAMSKKYNSNKNTIANLMKGAAYMQFAYAQSYNYNSTLEYHIDSDSIPTKLYSDLIETLKKESKPLQKYHQLRAKAMKLEDYSASDMRFNIFAPNVKYNIEKAKQLIENSVKPLGEEYLTKSTESLNNRTIDYFENKDKLTSVAYTTYCYGTPPFILTTYGNGLKDVYDLIHELGHGVHAIYSMEKQPISTYESTIFIDEITSTFNELLLTDYLLNQWESKENRLYLLEIAINNIEYYYKSAIKADFALQTYTNIEDDEDVTASTLDKLYVDIYTGFYGKTINNIDSSSWCSYGILDFYDYQYVSSITASLNFHDKIKGEESEKWIESYISLLESGSNDFPLNQLRKSGIDLLDKDNYSAISNYLTILVDLYEKELKNNGLIN
- a CDS encoding class I SAM-dependent methyltransferase is translated as MKDTNTINFDKVADIYDFYVNVDFDVPFFIKETENYRGEILELMCGTGRVSIPLLKAGRKMTCVDYSKEMINSFKKKIENDGYSVDIVKMDVTNLKLDKKFGLIILPFHSLSEILSTKKQQEALKCISDHLETGGTFILTLQNPENRLKQADGKMRVIGKFSVDEDKEMILSYTNQYNQKEEIVSGYQFYEIYNSDNIMTEKRYLEINFKPIQLNTLREMISKTDMEITKIYGDYSFGEFNIEESDFMICKLTKK